The proteins below are encoded in one region of Triticum aestivum cultivar Chinese Spring chromosome 1B, IWGSC CS RefSeq v2.1, whole genome shotgun sequence:
- the LOC123119746 gene encoding uncharacterized protein isoform X1, which translates to MTEDPGDDKVAEQSTTPSETEKGVQPSAAPSPTSRMGRSSCFSTLWPCVACRGRFQRWHGRAASPYHNVFLLRCLLMWLQIDLRYVKQITVPRNEQLEKSVSPKINDDVVMDAFYTLHVWFPNWTIYFREDLQIDLRCWADHNIKRRAFREVCARQGPNGFLKSWLHIVAVRCTQQVYMRKIVFSSLLGPALLDEEPNPFLAKEIRRLRQITYLLALTPVIIATILGCYPIVTGHFYRNALLSLFCTVRLPLNALLRLRPFFI; encoded by the exons ATGACCGAGGACCCCGGGGACGACAAGGTGGCCGAGCAGTCCACGACGCCATCGGAGACAGAAAAAGGGGTCCAGCCATCCGCGGCGCCGTCGCCGACGTCCAGAATGGGACGCTCATCATGCTTCTCCACTTTATGGCCGTGTGTAGCTTGCAGAGGCAGATTTCAGCGGTGGCATGGTCGTGCAGCCTCTCCATACCACAACGTCTTTCTCCTCAG ATGCTTGCTTATGTGGTTGCAGATCGACTTGCGATATGTTAAGCAAATCACTGTGCCACGCAATGAGCAATTAGAAAAGAGTGTTTCACCAAAG ATAAATGATGATGTAGTAATGGATGCCTTCTACACGCTACATGTGTGGTTCCCGAATTGGACCATATATTTCCGCGAAGATCTTCAA ATCGACTTGCGATGTTGGGCAGATCACAACATTAAAAGACGAGCATTTAGAGAAGTGTGTGCTCGCCAAGGACCCAATGGGTTTCTTAAGAGCTGGTTGCACATCGTTGCTGTTAGATGCACCCAACAGGTATACATGAG GAAAATTGTTTTTTCTTCACTTCTTGGGCCAGCATTACTCGACGAGGAACCTAATCCATTCTTGGCGAAGGAAATCCGAAGACTCCGGCAGATAACATATTTGTTGGCATTGACTCCTGTCATTATTGCAACTATTTTAGGCTGCTACCCGATTGTCACTGGCCATTTTTATAGAAACGCCTTGCTTTCGCTATTTTGTACTGTTCGGCTGCCCCTTAATGCGCTACTCAGGCTTCGGCCTTTTTTTATATAA
- the LOC123119746 gene encoding uncharacterized protein isoform X3 produces the protein MTEDPGDDKVAEQSTTPSETEKGVQPSAAPSPTSRMGRSSCFSTLWPCVACRGRFQRWHGRAASPYHNVFLLRCLLMWLQIDLRYVKQITVPRNEQLEKSVSPKINDDVVMDAFYTLHVWFPNWTIYFREDLQIDLRCWADHNIKRRAFREVCARQGPNGFLKSWLHIVAVRCTQQENCFFFTSWASITRRGT, from the exons ATGACCGAGGACCCCGGGGACGACAAGGTGGCCGAGCAGTCCACGACGCCATCGGAGACAGAAAAAGGGGTCCAGCCATCCGCGGCGCCGTCGCCGACGTCCAGAATGGGACGCTCATCATGCTTCTCCACTTTATGGCCGTGTGTAGCTTGCAGAGGCAGATTTCAGCGGTGGCATGGTCGTGCAGCCTCTCCATACCACAACGTCTTTCTCCTCAG ATGCTTGCTTATGTGGTTGCAGATCGACTTGCGATATGTTAAGCAAATCACTGTGCCACGCAATGAGCAATTAGAAAAGAGTGTTTCACCAAAG ATAAATGATGATGTAGTAATGGATGCCTTCTACACGCTACATGTGTGGTTCCCGAATTGGACCATATATTTCCGCGAAGATCTTCAA ATCGACTTGCGATGTTGGGCAGATCACAACATTAAAAGACGAGCATTTAGAGAAGTGTGTGCTCGCCAAGGACCCAATGGGTTTCTTAAGAGCTGGTTGCACATCGTTGCTGTTAGATGCACCCAACAG GAAAATTGTTTTTTCTTCACTTCTTGGGCCAGCATTACTCGACGAGGAACCTAA
- the LOC123119746 gene encoding uncharacterized protein isoform X2: MLLHFMAVCSLQRQISAVAWSCSLSIPQRLSPQIDLRYVKQITVPRNEQLEKSVSPKINDDVVMDAFYTLHVWFPNWTIYFREDLQIDLRCWADHNIKRRAFREVCARQGPNGFLKSWLHIVAVRCTQQVYMRKIVFSSLLGPALLDEEPNPFLAKEIRRLRQITYLLALTPVIIATILGCYPIVTGHFYRNALLSLFCTVRLPLNALLRLRPFFI; this comes from the exons ATGCTTCTCCACTTTATGGCCGTGTGTAGCTTGCAGAGGCAGATTTCAGCGGTGGCATGGTCGTGCAGCCTCTCCATACCACAACGTCTTTCTCCTCAG ATCGACTTGCGATATGTTAAGCAAATCACTGTGCCACGCAATGAGCAATTAGAAAAGAGTGTTTCACCAAAG ATAAATGATGATGTAGTAATGGATGCCTTCTACACGCTACATGTGTGGTTCCCGAATTGGACCATATATTTCCGCGAAGATCTTCAA ATCGACTTGCGATGTTGGGCAGATCACAACATTAAAAGACGAGCATTTAGAGAAGTGTGTGCTCGCCAAGGACCCAATGGGTTTCTTAAGAGCTGGTTGCACATCGTTGCTGTTAGATGCACCCAACAGGTATACATGAG GAAAATTGTTTTTTCTTCACTTCTTGGGCCAGCATTACTCGACGAGGAACCTAATCCATTCTTGGCGAAGGAAATCCGAAGACTCCGGCAGATAACATATTTGTTGGCATTGACTCCTGTCATTATTGCAACTATTTTAGGCTGCTACCCGATTGTCACTGGCCATTTTTATAGAAACGCCTTGCTTTCGCTATTTTGTACTGTTCGGCTGCCCCTTAATGCGCTACTCAGGCTTCGGCCTTTTTTTATATAA